From Natronocella acetinitrilica, a single genomic window includes:
- a CDS encoding IS1380 family transposase: MGETLSLFEPSFNGSVRVETRSERLSGDAGFLLLREVLDDTGLIDHLAGRLHDPRCPERVVHSLPELLREAVAMIAQGWGDQSDAQRLRDDPLLALAGSDRRGMAAAGKTLASQSTFSRLLDLLAQPANQAVIDTAALELASRRRAAAGAPPAPVMTVDIDGLPLTAHGEQPGSEHNGHVGDRIHYPLIASCAETGDMLAGLLRPGNAAPGAQAAAWVPELVATLRERGLARQVRCRLDAGFTDGATLEALDQAGIGYLGRLRDNAALDRHFDPHRRRGPGRPAERPREWTEETVYGAESWQRKRRVVMVIQEHPAELFRRCFYIVTNLPASTHSGEQVLALYRRRGKAEGHMGELKDTIGTSLPCTSRGRASEAEVFARAQALLSLRLLAYELLHVLRAQMEAATGQGWSLRRLRERVLKAAARVQRQARRLHVILERRAATLWRTLLGRRHRWRLAA, encoded by the coding sequence ATGGGTGAAACGCTATCGCTGTTCGAGCCGTCGTTCAATGGCTCCGTGCGGGTGGAGACGCGCTCGGAGCGTCTCAGCGGCGATGCCGGTTTCCTGCTGTTGCGCGAAGTCCTCGATGACACCGGCCTCATTGACCACCTCGCCGGGCGGCTGCACGACCCGCGCTGCCCGGAGCGTGTCGTGCATTCACTCCCGGAGTTGCTGCGCGAGGCTGTTGCCATGATCGCCCAGGGCTGGGGCGATCAGAGCGACGCGCAGCGCCTGCGTGACGACCCCTTGCTCGCCCTCGCCGGCAGTGACCGGCGTGGTATGGCTGCCGCCGGCAAGACGCTGGCCTCGCAGTCGACGTTCTCGCGGTTGCTGGACCTCCTCGCCCAGCCCGCCAACCAGGCGGTGATCGACACCGCGGCGCTGGAGCTTGCCTCGCGGCGGCGGGCCGCAGCCGGCGCACCGCCGGCGCCGGTGATGACCGTCGATATCGACGGCCTCCCGCTCACTGCCCACGGTGAACAGCCAGGCAGTGAGCACAACGGCCATGTCGGTGATCGGATCCACTATCCGCTCATCGCCTCCTGTGCCGAGACGGGCGACATGCTCGCCGGGCTGCTGCGCCCCGGCAACGCCGCACCCGGCGCGCAGGCTGCCGCGTGGGTCCCGGAGCTGGTCGCCACTCTGCGCGAGCGTGGCCTTGCCCGGCAGGTGCGCTGCCGGCTCGATGCCGGGTTTACCGATGGCGCCACCCTCGAGGCGCTGGACCAGGCCGGGATCGGCTACCTGGGGCGGCTGCGCGACAACGCCGCACTGGACCGCCACTTCGACCCGCACCGCCGGCGCGGCCCGGGGCGCCCGGCCGAGCGGCCGCGGGAGTGGACCGAGGAGACGGTCTACGGCGCCGAGAGCTGGCAGCGCAAGCGCCGGGTGGTCATGGTCATCCAGGAGCACCCGGCCGAACTCTTTCGGCGGTGCTTCTACATCGTCACCAACCTGCCCGCCTCGACCCACAGCGGCGAGCAGGTCCTGGCGCTGTACCGCCGCCGTGGCAAGGCCGAGGGGCACATGGGCGAGCTCAAGGACACCATCGGCACCTCGCTGCCGTGCACCTCGCGGGGACGGGCCAGCGAGGCCGAGGTCTTCGCCCGGGCGCAGGCGCTGCTGTCGCTGCGGCTGCTCGCCTATGAGCTGCTGCACGTGCTGCGCGCCCAGATGGAGGCCGCCACGGGACAGGGCTGGAGCCTGCGGCGGCTGCGCGAGCGCGTGCTCAAGGCCGCCGCGCGTGTGCAGCGCCAGGCACGCCGGCTGCATGTGATCCTCGAGCGCCGTGCCGCGACGCTGTGGCGCACGCTGCTGGGGCGGCGTCATCGATGGCGACTGGCCGCATGA
- a CDS encoding type II toxin-antitoxin system VapC family toxin produces MLLVVDASVALKWFFQDREGEDHVEAALDVLDALDQGHVRLIQPPHFLAEMAAVLIREKGETAYEDLRDLQALDWEVVDEPACYEEAMRLAATHQHHLFDTLYHATALRFPDGRLLTADRRYHGKAAGEGRIDLLGEPLPWDE; encoded by the coding sequence GTGCTTTTGGTCGTTGATGCGAGTGTCGCCCTGAAGTGGTTTTTCCAGGACCGTGAAGGGGAAGACCACGTGGAGGCCGCACTGGACGTTCTTGATGCGCTGGACCAGGGACACGTGCGCCTCATCCAGCCACCGCATTTCCTCGCAGAAATGGCGGCCGTCCTGATCCGCGAGAAGGGGGAGACGGCGTACGAAGACTTGCGCGACCTGCAAGCGCTGGACTGGGAGGTTGTCGATGAGCCGGCTTGCTACGAGGAAGCGATGCGGTTGGCAGCAACCCATCAGCATCACCTGTTCGACACCCTCTATCACGCGACCGCGTTGCGGTTCCCCGATGGGCGATTGTTGACGGCGGATCGCCGCTACCACGGCAAGGCAGCCGGGGAGGGGCGAATCGACCTGCTGGGCGAGCCCCTGCCATGGGACGAGTAA
- a CDS encoding MbcA/ParS/Xre antitoxin family protein, which translates to MTDRRATLSYVYSRAAEVFGDPERGSAWLERPNRAFDDRAPLELLETEHGAHLVVQVLGRIEHGIAG; encoded by the coding sequence ATGACTGATCGAAGAGCAACGCTCAGCTACGTGTACTCACGCGCGGCAGAGGTTTTCGGCGACCCAGAACGAGGGAGCGCCTGGCTTGAGCGTCCCAATCGGGCGTTCGATGACCGAGCGCCATTGGAACTGTTGGAAACGGAACACGGTGCGCATCTCGTGGTTCAGGTCCTCGGGCGAATTGAACACGGAATCGCTGGCTAA
- a CDS encoding DUF4224 domain-containing protein, producing the protein MLLSDDEIQSLTGYIRAADQRRWLDRNGYRYALGARGKPKVARDEAMRHLVGSDATHAITEPDWKHLP; encoded by the coding sequence ATGCTGCTCAGTGACGATGAGATACAGAGCCTTACGGGTTACATCCGGGCAGCGGACCAGCGGCGTTGGCTCGACAGAAACGGCTATCGGTACGCGCTCGGCGCACGCGGAAAACCGAAAGTCGCGCGTGACGAGGCCATGCGACACCTCGTCGGGAGCGACGCAACGCATGCGATCACGGAACCAGACTGGAAGCACTTGCCATAA
- a CDS encoding tyrosine-type recombinase/integrase has protein sequence MRRIRKAYYYDHGIVNGRRWREPLGSDYRKALRRWAEIESGTPTQGTIGAILDDYRQNALPSLAERTQEDRRAHLNRLNLVFGRMGAEELEPHHIARYLRRHSHPVAANREVGTLSAALSWGVEQGMLRENVTKQVRRNPEKARDRRVTDAEYQTVYGLAPPLIQVAMELAYCTGMRRGDLLALSWSQVSTDGIRVCTEKTGDTMLIEWSPRLSAAIEAAKGLRRKQGVRGLHVLCTRDGQAYSADGFSAMWQRVMRKAVAQGVRRFTFHDLRAKCATDARELGLDSQALLGHRTEAQHLAYLRSRETRRVKPL, from the coding sequence ATGCGTCGCATCCGGAAGGCCTATTATTACGACCACGGCATCGTGAATGGTCGCCGCTGGCGTGAACCACTTGGCAGCGACTACCGCAAGGCACTGCGTCGATGGGCCGAAATTGAGTCTGGCACCCCAACACAGGGAACCATTGGCGCCATTCTCGACGACTACCGCCAAAACGCGCTACCAAGCCTGGCGGAACGAACACAGGAGGATCGTCGCGCCCATCTCAACCGCCTCAATCTCGTCTTCGGCCGCATGGGCGCTGAGGAACTGGAACCACACCACATCGCCCGCTATCTCCGTCGACATTCCCATCCGGTAGCAGCAAACCGCGAGGTCGGTACTCTGTCTGCGGCTTTGTCCTGGGGCGTAGAGCAGGGAATGCTGAGGGAGAACGTCACCAAGCAGGTTCGGCGCAACCCCGAGAAAGCCCGAGACCGGCGCGTCACCGATGCGGAGTACCAGACGGTCTACGGTTTGGCTCCGCCCCTGATCCAGGTCGCAATGGAACTGGCGTACTGCACCGGTATGCGCCGTGGCGACCTACTGGCCCTGTCGTGGTCCCAGGTCAGCACCGATGGCATTCGGGTCTGTACGGAGAAGACCGGCGATACGATGCTTATCGAGTGGAGCCCGCGACTGTCGGCCGCCATCGAGGCAGCGAAAGGTCTTCGGAGGAAACAGGGCGTTCGGGGACTGCACGTCCTGTGCACACGGGACGGGCAAGCATACTCTGCGGACGGATTCAGTGCGATGTGGCAGAGGGTAATGCGCAAGGCGGTCGCGCAAGGTGTCCGTCGGTTCACGTTCCACGACCTTCGAGCGAAGTGCGCAACGGACGCGAGAGAGTTAGGCCTCGATTCGCAGGCGCTCCTCGGGCATCGCACCGAAGCGCAACATCTTGCGTACCTGCGTTCGAGAGAGACTCGGCGGGTCAAGCCACTGTAG